From the genome of Cytobacillus luteolus, one region includes:
- a CDS encoding GNAT family N-acetyltransferase yields the protein MNPILLDFPTEITTDRLIIRMPLPGDGKAVNEAIRASMNELQPWMPFAQKEPKLEETEANIREAHANFLLRKDLRLLIFHKETCQFIGSTGLHRINWDLPKFEIGYWIDSRHAKQGYITETVVGVTNFAFEELNAKRVEIRCDSLNINSRNVAERAGYTLEGILRNDDLAVDGTLRDTCVFSKIK from the coding sequence ATGAATCCAATTTTACTAGATTTCCCTACAGAAATAACGACTGATAGGCTAATTATCCGCATGCCTTTACCTGGTGATGGAAAGGCAGTAAACGAAGCAATAAGAGCTTCAATGAATGAGTTACAACCGTGGATGCCCTTTGCCCAAAAAGAGCCAAAGCTAGAGGAAACTGAGGCTAACATTCGTGAAGCTCATGCTAACTTTTTATTACGTAAGGATCTACGTCTTCTTATTTTTCATAAAGAAACCTGTCAGTTCATTGGGTCTACTGGTCTACATCGAATTAATTGGGACCTTCCGAAATTTGAAATCGGTTATTGGATTGATTCTCGACATGCAAAACAGGGGTATATTACAGAAACTGTAGTTGGAGTAACAAACTTTGCTTTTGAAGAGCTTAATGCAAAAAGGGTAGAAATTCGCTGTGACTCTCTTAATATTAATAGTAGGAATGTTGCTGAACGTGCGGGGTATACACTCGAGGGAATCCTACGAAATGATGACCTCGCAGTTGATGGCACATTAAGAGATACTTGTGTGTTTTCAAAAATTAAATAA
- the spoIIM gene encoding stage II sporulation protein M gives MKKQQPLKAAIISHVREHSSIYIFITVLFLMGVIFGAIVVNSLNFSQKQDLYYYLSRFFGQVSEGSFANSTDMFKQSFLHNIKYVGLMWILGISIIGLPVILVLLFLKGVVVGFTVGFLVNQMGFDGFILSFVSVLPQNLLIIPAFIVIGTVAVAFSLKMIRQQFMKRANEPIFPLLTRYAMLMVGVALVLMTASAFEAFASPTLMKGVIDMINNQ, from the coding sequence ATGAAAAAGCAGCAGCCACTTAAAGCAGCAATAATCTCACATGTTCGAGAACATTCCTCGATTTATATATTTATTACGGTCTTATTTCTAATGGGTGTAATCTTTGGTGCTATTGTCGTTAATAGTTTAAATTTTAGTCAAAAACAGGATCTTTATTATTATTTAAGTCGTTTTTTTGGACAAGTATCAGAGGGGAGTTTTGCGAATAGTACAGATATGTTTAAGCAAAGCTTTCTTCATAATATAAAATATGTGGGGCTTATGTGGATCCTCGGTATTTCTATTATAGGATTGCCAGTCATTCTTGTATTGTTATTTCTGAAAGGAGTCGTCGTTGGATTTACAGTGGGTTTTCTTGTAAATCAAATGGGCTTTGATGGATTTATATTGTCTTTTGTTTCAGTTCTTCCACAAAATCTATTAATTATTCCTGCTTTTATCGTTATTGGAACAGTAGCAGTTGCCTTCTCGTTAAAGATGATACGCCAACAATTTATGAAAAGGGCAAATGAGCCAATCTTTCCGTTACTAACACGCTATGCAATGTTAATGGTCGGTGTAGCATTAGTATTAATGACTGCCTCTGCATTTGAAGCATTTGCTTCACCAACTTTAATGAAAGGCGTTATTGATATGATTAATAATCAATAA
- the xerD gene encoding site-specific tyrosine recombinase XerD: protein MKAHINKFIQYLVDERRLAENTVISYKRDLSKYVDYLIKHEEIEYLDHVNRIQILHFLQYLKDTGSSAKTIARHIASIRSFHQYLLRVRITKEDPTVQIETPKMERNLPKVLSLSEVEALLEAPDINSPLGLRDKAILEMLYATGIRVSELTNLNIEDVHLEMGFIRCIGKGNKERIVPLGKAAKEAIYNYIERGRPELFKNDSSQALFLNHRGQRLTRQGFWKNLRQIASSADVKNELTPHTLRHSFATHLLENGADIRAVQEMLGHADISTTQVYTRVTKSRLKDVYNTYHPRA, encoded by the coding sequence TTGAAAGCTCATATAAACAAATTTATTCAATACCTAGTCGATGAGAGAAGACTAGCAGAAAACACGGTAATTTCATATAAACGAGATTTATCTAAATACGTTGACTATCTTATAAAACATGAAGAGATTGAATACCTTGATCATGTAAATAGAATTCAAATTCTTCACTTTTTGCAATATCTTAAGGACACAGGAAGTTCAGCAAAAACGATAGCACGACACATAGCGTCCATTCGTTCATTTCACCAGTATCTATTACGTGTTAGGATTACCAAAGAAGATCCGACAGTTCAAATAGAAACACCTAAAATGGAAAGGAATTTACCAAAAGTACTATCTTTATCTGAGGTAGAAGCCTTGCTAGAGGCACCTGATATAAATTCGCCATTGGGGTTACGAGACAAAGCAATTCTTGAAATGCTGTATGCTACAGGAATACGTGTAAGTGAGTTAACCAATCTAAATATTGAGGATGTACACTTGGAAATGGGGTTCATTCGTTGTATCGGTAAAGGCAACAAGGAACGAATTGTACCACTGGGAAAAGCTGCAAAAGAAGCAATTTATAATTATATAGAGAGAGGTAGACCAGAACTATTTAAAAATGATAGTTCACAAGCCCTATTTCTAAACCACAGAGGACAACGATTAACACGTCAAGGGTTCTGGAAGAATCTCAGGCAGATTGCAAGTAGTGCTGACGTTAAGAACGAGCTAACCCCGCATACTTTAAGACATTCTTTTGCTACACATTTGCTTGAAAATGGGGCAGATATACGAGCTGTTCAGGAAATGTTGGGGCACGCTGATATATCAACTACCCAAGTCTATACTAGAGTAACTAAGTCTAGGTTAAAAGATGTATACAATACATACCATCCAAGAGCATAA
- the deoB gene encoding phosphopentomutase, with amino-acid sequence MSSYTYKRVFLVVMDSVGIGEAPDAEKFGDIGSNTLGHIAEKMNGLKMPNMEKLGLGNIGEIKGIEKQQQPLAFYTKMQEASNGKDTMTGHWELMGLHIETPFRVFPEGFPKELIDEIESKTGRKVIGNKPASGTEILDELGAEHMQSGALIVYTSADSVLQIAAHEEVVPLEELYQICEIARELTLDEKYMVGRIIARPFIGNPGEFRRTANRHDYALKPFDRTVMNELKDSGYDVISIGKIEDIYDGEGITKALRTKSNMDGMDKLVDSLKMEFTGLSFLNLVDFDALYGHRRDPIGYGKALEEYDARLPEVFELLTNDDLLIITADHGNDPTHEGTDHTREFVPLLIYSPRMSQGTEIPSRKTFADVGASIADNFNVKAPKHGESFIHELNRG; translated from the coding sequence ATGTCTTCTTATACATATAAACGTGTCTTTCTAGTCGTTATGGATTCAGTAGGTATTGGTGAAGCACCAGATGCTGAAAAATTTGGTGATATTGGCTCAAATACATTAGGGCATATTGCAGAAAAAATGAATGGCTTGAAAATGCCGAATATGGAAAAACTCGGACTAGGTAATATTGGTGAGATTAAAGGAATAGAAAAGCAGCAGCAACCACTCGCATTTTATACGAAGATGCAGGAAGCTTCAAATGGAAAAGATACAATGACAGGACATTGGGAGCTAATGGGTCTACATATAGAGACTCCATTTCGTGTGTTTCCTGAAGGCTTTCCAAAAGAGCTTATTGATGAAATTGAAAGTAAGACAGGGCGTAAAGTGATTGGAAATAAGCCTGCTTCGGGAACTGAGATCCTAGATGAATTAGGAGCAGAGCATATGCAATCTGGTGCTTTGATCGTTTACACTTCAGCAGATTCAGTTTTACAAATTGCAGCACACGAAGAGGTAGTCCCACTAGAAGAACTGTATCAAATATGTGAGATTGCACGAGAATTGACTCTAGATGAAAAGTATATGGTAGGGCGTATTATTGCTCGTCCATTTATTGGGAATCCTGGAGAATTCCGAAGAACAGCAAACCGTCATGATTATGCCTTAAAGCCATTTGATAGAACAGTGATGAATGAGCTAAAAGACTCTGGTTATGATGTTATATCAATAGGGAAAATTGAAGATATCTATGATGGTGAAGGAATAACTAAAGCATTAAGAACAAAATCAAATATGGATGGTATGGATAAACTGGTGGATTCCTTAAAGATGGAATTTACTGGACTAAGTTTTTTAAATCTTGTTGATTTTGATGCGTTATATGGACACCGTAGGGATCCTATAGGTTACGGTAAAGCACTAGAGGAATATGATGCGAGGTTACCAGAAGTGTTTGAGTTATTAACAAACGATGATCTTCTTATTATTACAGCTGATCATGGAAATGATCCTACACATGAGGGGACGGACCATACACGTGAGTTTGTTCCACTCTTAATTTATAGTCCTAGAATGTCACAGGGAACAGAGATCCCTTCAAGAAAGACATTCGCAGACGTAGGTGCATCTATTGCTGATAATTTTAATGTGAAGGCTCCAAAGCATGGAGAAAGCTTCATTCATGAGTTAAACAGGGGGTAA
- a CDS encoding Fur family transcriptional regulator: MEQRIDRIKKQLHSSSYKLTPQREATVRVLLEHEEDHLSAEDVYLLVKEKSPEIGLATVYRTLELLTELKIVDKINFGDGVSRYDLRQEGAAHFHHHLVCIECGAVDEIQDDLLEDVEVIVERDWNFKIKDHRLTFHGICHRCHDKVENEEENKDDQ; encoded by the coding sequence ATGGAACAAAGAATTGATAGAATAAAGAAGCAGTTGCACTCTTCTAGCTATAAGCTCACACCTCAACGTGAGGCGACTGTTCGAGTACTTCTTGAACATGAAGAGGATCATTTGAGCGCAGAAGATGTATACCTCCTCGTTAAAGAAAAGTCGCCAGAAATCGGATTAGCAACTGTATATAGAACACTTGAGTTATTAACCGAATTAAAAATTGTCGATAAAATAAATTTTGGTGATGGTGTTTCACGCTATGATTTACGCCAAGAAGGTGCAGCACACTTCCATCATCATCTCGTTTGCATTGAATGCGGGGCAGTTGATGAAATCCAAGATGATCTTTTAGAGGATGTTGAAGTAATCGTAGAAAGAGACTGGAACTTTAAAATTAAAGATCACCGTCTAACTTTCCACGGCATATGCCACCGTTGTCACGATAAAGTAGAAAATGAAGAAGAGAATAAAGATGATCAGTAA
- a CDS encoding endonuclease Q family protein produces the protein MQSYYVDLHIHIGRTATGKPVKITGAKSLTIENILVEATEIKGMDMIGVIDCHVPEVLDELSILINKGEVFEWDEGGLRFQDVTLILGAEIEINDDNCKGPIHVLAFMPTIDKMREFSVWLSERQKNITLSSQRIYETGLNLQQKVKELGGLFIPAHVFTPHKSLYGKGVNHTLTEVFDPTMIDAIELGLSSNTEMADQISELHSYTFISNSDAHSLPKIAREYQVIAMETPTFAELKKALHKEEGRGVIANYGLDPILGKYHRTTCEKCFHLIDDYLIETCPNCSHKGIIKGVYDRLQELKNTEEENPNRPPYIHQVPLEFIPGLGSKTLNKLRDYFKTEMAIIHEAPEDALLSVVKKPIVDTILKARSGQLSIHAGGGGKYGKVKSLE, from the coding sequence ATGCAAAGTTATTATGTAGATTTACATATTCACATAGGTAGAACAGCTACAGGAAAGCCGGTTAAAATTACGGGAGCAAAATCACTAACGATTGAAAATATTTTAGTTGAAGCGACAGAAATCAAGGGAATGGATATGATAGGAGTGATTGACTGTCATGTGCCTGAAGTCCTCGATGAACTTTCAATACTTATTAATAAAGGTGAAGTATTTGAATGGGATGAAGGTGGACTAAGATTTCAAGATGTAACGCTAATTTTAGGAGCAGAAATTGAAATCAATGACGACAATTGTAAAGGACCTATACATGTATTAGCCTTTATGCCTACGATTGACAAAATGCGTGAGTTTTCAGTGTGGCTATCTGAAAGACAAAAAAATATCACATTGAGCTCTCAGCGTATCTATGAAACTGGATTAAACCTACAACAAAAGGTTAAAGAATTAGGTGGTCTTTTTATTCCAGCACATGTTTTTACCCCACACAAGAGCCTATATGGGAAAGGTGTTAATCATACGCTAACCGAAGTGTTTGATCCAACCATGATTGATGCAATAGAGTTAGGACTCAGCTCTAATACGGAGATGGCAGATCAAATATCAGAATTACATTCGTACACGTTCATCTCTAATTCTGATGCTCATTCTCTTCCGAAAATCGCTAGGGAATATCAGGTCATTGCAATGGAGACTCCAACTTTTGCTGAGCTTAAAAAGGCCTTGCATAAAGAGGAAGGAAGAGGAGTCATTGCAAATTACGGACTAGATCCAATACTGGGGAAATATCATCGAACCACTTGTGAAAAGTGCTTTCATTTAATTGATGATTATCTAATAGAAACATGCCCTAATTGTAGCCATAAAGGAATTATTAAAGGAGTCTATGATCGACTCCAAGAACTAAAGAATACAGAAGAAGAGAACCCAAATAGACCACCCTACATCCACCAGGTACCATTGGAATTCATACCTGGTTTAGGTTCGAAGACTCTAAATAAGCTTAGAGACTATTTTAAAACGGAAATGGCAATCATTCATGAGGCACCAGAAGATGCACTTTTATCTGTGGTTAAAAAACCAATTGTTGATACGATTTTAAAAGCAAGAAGTGGACAGCTTTCCATACATGCTGGAGGTGGAGGCAAATACGGTAAAGTAAAATCCCTTGAGTAA
- a CDS encoding YqzK family protein translates to MRKTVRMMFETTKVFILFTGCTILFYYGIMWINEEYSNYHRYDEPKGSAVKVASMIEEEDSSWLNRLLFFYHFGE, encoded by the coding sequence ATGAGAAAAACAGTACGGATGATGTTTGAAACAACTAAAGTATTTATCTTGTTTACGGGCTGCACGATTTTGTTTTATTATGGTATTATGTGGATTAACGAGGAATATTCAAATTACCATCGTTATGACGAACCAAAAGGTTCAGCTGTGAAAGTGGCATCAATGATAGAGGAAGAAGATAGTTCGTGGTTAAACCGATTGCTATTTTTTTATCACTTTGGGGAGTAA
- a CDS encoding purine-nucleoside phosphorylase: protein MDKSIIQKSAQFLQSKFQQTPEIGLILGSGLGVLADEIVNPTKIPYNEIPEFPVSTVEGHAGQLVFGTLQGKTVVAMQGRFHYYEGYSMDKVTFPIRVMKELGVSTLIVTNAAGGINESFEPGDLMLITDHINNTGQNPLIGPNDGDLGVRFPDMSEAYSKELRQLAKKVASDLQINLKEGVYVGNTGPTYETPAEIRMLRTNGGDAVGMSTVPEVIVARHAKLNVLGISCISNMAAGILDQPLTHDEVIETTEMAKANFLAFVKQIINEL, encoded by the coding sequence ATGGATAAAAGTATAATTCAAAAATCAGCACAATTTCTACAATCAAAATTTCAACAAACGCCTGAAATAGGATTAATTCTTGGCTCAGGGCTTGGGGTTTTAGCGGATGAAATCGTGAACCCAACTAAAATTCCTTATAACGAAATTCCAGAATTTCCTGTCTCCACAGTGGAAGGACATGCAGGTCAATTAGTCTTTGGAACTTTACAAGGGAAAACAGTTGTTGCAATGCAAGGTCGTTTTCATTATTACGAAGGCTATTCGATGGATAAGGTAACTTTTCCAATTAGAGTAATGAAGGAATTGGGTGTTAGCACATTAATCGTTACGAATGCTGCTGGAGGGATCAACGAATCGTTCGAGCCAGGTGATTTAATGTTAATTACCGACCATATTAATAATACAGGACAAAATCCACTAATTGGACCTAATGATGGCGACTTAGGAGTACGTTTTCCAGATATGTCGGAAGCATATTCAAAAGAATTGCGTCAGTTGGCGAAAAAGGTTGCATCAGATTTACAGATTAACTTGAAAGAGGGAGTATATGTAGGGAATACCGGTCCGACCTATGAAACTCCAGCAGAAATTAGAATGCTACGAACAAATGGTGGAGATGCAGTGGGAATGTCTACCGTTCCAGAGGTTATTGTAGCTCGCCATGCTAAGCTAAATGTTCTCGGCATTTCCTGCATATCAAATATGGCTGCAGGAATACTTGATCAACCATTGACTCATGATGAAGTAATTGAAACAACAGAAATGGCCAAAGCTAATTTCCTAGCTTTTGTAAAACAAATTATTAATGAGCTTTAA
- a CDS encoding pyrimidine-nucleoside phosphorylase produces MRMVDLIEKKRDGHALTKEEISFIINEYTKGNIPDYQMSAFTMAVYFQGMTEQERADLTLAMVHSGDTIDLSKIEGIKVDKHSTGGVGDTTTLVLAPLVAAVGVPVAKMSGRGLGHTGGTIDKLEAVAGFHVEIDNEEFIRLVNKNKVAVIGQSGNLTPADKKLYALRDVTATVNSIPLIASSIMSKKIAAGADAIVLDVKTGAGAFMKDLEEARELAKAMVDIGNNVGRQTMAVISDMSQPLGFAIGNSLEVKEAIDTLRGNGPSDLEELCLTLGSHMVVLAKKATSTEEARSMLKEAISSGKALDTLKLFLSAQGGDASVVDDPSKLPQAKYIVELEAQEAGYVSEIIADSIGTAAMLLGAGRATKESTIDLAVGLELRKKIGDEVAQGESLVTIHSNFENVQEVKDKLYASIKISSNKVEVPPLVYDRILE; encoded by the coding sequence ATGCGAATGGTTGATTTAATAGAAAAAAAGCGTGATGGACATGCGTTAACAAAGGAAGAAATATCATTTATTATCAATGAATATACAAAAGGAAACATTCCTGACTATCAGATGAGTGCTTTTACAATGGCTGTCTATTTTCAAGGAATGACAGAGCAAGAACGTGCAGATTTGACACTTGCAATGGTTCATTCTGGAGATACAATTGATTTATCAAAAATCGAAGGAATTAAGGTAGATAAGCATAGTACAGGAGGGGTTGGCGATACTACCACTCTTGTTCTTGCCCCGCTTGTAGCAGCCGTTGGTGTGCCTGTAGCAAAAATGTCTGGTCGTGGTTTAGGTCACACCGGAGGAACAATTGATAAACTTGAGGCAGTAGCTGGTTTTCATGTTGAGATTGATAATGAGGAATTTATCCGATTAGTCAATAAGAACAAAGTAGCTGTCATTGGTCAAAGTGGAAATCTAACTCCTGCTGATAAGAAGTTATATGCACTAAGAGACGTTACTGCCACAGTTAATAGTATTCCGTTAATTGCTAGCTCAATCATGAGCAAAAAAATAGCTGCTGGCGCAGACGCAATCGTATTAGATGTAAAAACAGGTGCAGGTGCCTTCATGAAGGACTTGGAAGAGGCGAGAGAATTAGCAAAAGCGATGGTTGATATCGGGAATAATGTAGGACGACAAACGATGGCAGTTATCTCAGACATGAGTCAGCCACTTGGTTTTGCAATTGGTAATTCACTAGAAGTAAAAGAGGCTATTGATACACTAAGAGGGAATGGCCCGTCTGATCTTGAAGAGCTATGTCTCACACTAGGAAGTCATATGGTTGTTCTGGCGAAAAAAGCAACATCTACAGAAGAAGCGAGGTCAATGCTTAAAGAAGCAATATCTTCAGGGAAAGCATTGGATACCTTAAAACTATTCCTAAGCGCTCAAGGCGGAGATGCATCTGTTGTAGATGACCCAAGTAAACTGCCACAAGCCAAATACATAGTTGAGCTTGAAGCACAAGAGGCAGGTTATGTATCTGAAATCATTGCTGATTCAATCGGAACAGCAGCAATGTTACTTGGAGCAGGTAGAGCAACTAAAGAATCAACAATTGACTTGGCAGTTGGCTTAGAACTTAGAAAAAAAATTGGGGACGAAGTAGCCCAAGGTGAATCCCTTGTAACAATTCATAGTAACTTTGAAAATGTTCAAGAGGTAAAAGACAAACTTTATGCAAGTATCAAAATATCTTCAAACAAAGTAGAAGTTCCACCTTTAGTTTATGACAGAATTTTAGAATAA
- a CDS encoding D-alanyl-D-alanine carboxypeptidase family protein, translated as MKRLLTSLLFISLIVYSSTPFAFAEENTSVDLAPQAKSAILIERDTGAILYDKNSHEKLPPASMTKIMTMVLIMEAIDKGNLTWEEKIRTSEHAASMGGSQIFLEAGEEMTTEEMMKGIAIASGNDASVAMAERLAGSEEAFVEMMNKKAEELGLKNTVFKNPTGLPAEGHYSTAHDMAMMAKELLKYEGITKFTGKYEDYLRNDTDKKFWLVNTNRLVKFYPGVDGVKTGFTSEAKYCLTATAQKNNMRLISVVFGAPTPKDRNAQITKMLDYGFSQYKTHPMYERNQVVSDTKVSKGSKKKINLVTSEQISVLTKKGENIDDVVQEVVVDEKINAPIKKGDKLGTLLLKKNDKVISESPLIAEEDIDSASWWKLFKRTVGSFTKSE; from the coding sequence ATGAAACGTCTACTAACAAGTTTGTTATTCATTTCGTTAATCGTTTATAGCAGTACCCCATTCGCTTTTGCTGAAGAAAATACGTCTGTTGACCTAGCACCACAAGCAAAATCGGCTATTTTGATTGAACGTGATACTGGTGCAATCCTCTATGACAAAAATAGCCATGAAAAGCTTCCTCCTGCAAGTATGACAAAAATCATGACCATGGTATTGATTATGGAGGCTATTGATAAAGGCAATCTTACTTGGGAAGAAAAAATCCGCACAAGTGAGCATGCTGCATCAATGGGAGGCTCTCAGATTTTCCTAGAAGCTGGAGAAGAAATGACTACAGAGGAAATGATGAAAGGTATCGCAATTGCTTCCGGTAATGATGCATCTGTTGCAATGGCCGAAAGACTAGCTGGCTCTGAAGAGGCATTCGTCGAAATGATGAATAAAAAAGCAGAAGAGCTTGGGTTGAAAAATACAGTTTTCAAAAACCCAACAGGCTTACCAGCGGAAGGCCACTACAGTACAGCACATGACATGGCAATGATGGCAAAGGAATTACTAAAATACGAAGGAATTACAAAGTTCACTGGTAAATATGAAGATTACTTAAGAAATGATACCGATAAAAAGTTTTGGCTTGTTAATACAAATCGATTGGTTAAGTTTTATCCAGGAGTAGATGGTGTAAAAACAGGATTTACAAGTGAAGCAAAGTATTGCTTAACAGCAACTGCCCAGAAGAATAATATGAGGTTAATTAGTGTAGTGTTTGGTGCACCAACACCTAAGGATCGAAATGCCCAAATTACAAAGATGTTAGACTATGGATTCAGTCAATATAAGACACATCCAATGTATGAGCGTAATCAGGTAGTTTCAGATACGAAGGTTAGCAAAGGTAGTAAGAAGAAAATTAATTTAGTAACTTCTGAGCAAATCTCAGTTCTAACCAAGAAAGGTGAAAACATTGATGATGTTGTTCAAGAGGTTGTTGTGGATGAAAAAATCAATGCACCTATCAAAAAAGGTGACAAGCTTGGAACACTATTGCTCAAGAAAAACGATAAGGTTATAAGTGAAAGTCCTCTTATTGCGGAAGAAGACATCGATAGTGCTAGCTGGTGGAAATTATTTAAGCGAACTGTTGGGTCATTCACA
- a CDS encoding NUDIX domain-containing protein: MDHLIEKTISKEILYKGKVINLQIEDVELPNGKTSKREIIKHPGAVAILAITDENRIVMVQQYRKALERVIVEIPAGKLEPGEKPEITALRELEEETGYECKTLSHLISFYTSPGFADEIIHLYIARGLTKKEQSADLDEDEFLDVLEVTLEDAEKLIAAKKIYDAKTAYAVQFLQLKKALGD; the protein is encoded by the coding sequence ATGGACCACTTAATAGAAAAGACCATATCTAAGGAGATATTATATAAAGGGAAGGTAATAAATCTTCAAATTGAGGATGTTGAGTTACCAAACGGAAAAACAAGTAAACGGGAAATAATAAAACACCCTGGTGCAGTCGCTATCCTTGCAATAACAGATGAAAATAGAATCGTAATGGTGCAACAATATCGCAAGGCGCTAGAACGTGTCATTGTCGAAATTCCTGCTGGTAAGTTAGAGCCTGGAGAAAAGCCCGAAATAACTGCATTAAGAGAGTTAGAAGAAGAAACAGGCTATGAGTGCAAAACATTAAGTCATTTAATTTCCTTTTATACATCCCCTGGATTTGCAGATGAAATCATTCACTTATATATTGCGAGAGGTCTAACGAAAAAAGAGCAATCTGCAGACCTAGATGAAGACGAATTTTTAGATGTTTTAGAAGTAACACTAGAGGATGCAGAAAAGCTTATCGCGGCAAAAAAGATATACGATGCGAAAACAGCATATGCAGTCCAATTTTTACAATTGAAAAAGGCACTAGGCGATTAA